Within the Marixanthomonas sp. SCSIO 43207 genome, the region TTTCAGCCTAAATTAATAGTACCTTTGAAATTATTATTAATTTATTTTTTTATTACAATGGAAGGAACAGTTAAGTTTTTCAACGAATCTAAAGGTTACGGTTTTATCACTAATGATGAAACTGGAAAAGACATTTTTGTACATGTTACCGGTCTTAATGGCGAAGCCCTTAACGAAGGTGACAAAGTAGAATATGTTGAAGAGGAAGGAAGAAAAGGGATGGTAGCAGGCCAAGTGCGTGTGATCCACTAACAAGAGATATACTTTAAAGATTTTATCAAACCTTCCCTTTTCCGGAAGGTTTTTTATTTAATTCCTGTTTCGTTTTTGTATAAAAAAGCGCTTTAATAATTGAGAAGCCTCTTCTGCCAAAACACCGCCACTCATTTTTGTTTTGGGATGTAATTTTGTTTCCATAGATATACAACCTCTTTGTTCATCTCTTGCTCCATATACTATTTTATCAATTTGACTCCAGTATAAAGCTCCGGCACACATTTGGCATGGCTCAATAGTTACATATAATGTGCATTGTTTTAAGTACTTTCCTCCCAAAAAGTTGGCAGCAGCCGTAATGGCCTGCATTTCTGCATGAGCTGTTACATCATTAAGTGTTTCAGTGAGGTTATGCGCACGTGCTATAATTTGATTTTCTGCAACAATCACGGCGCCAATGGGTATTTCATCTTTATCAAAAGCTGATTCAGCCTCCATTAAAGCGCGTTTCATAAAATAAGTATCATCGTAGGGTTTTAATAATTCCATGCTTATCTTTTATAGATTATTCAAAAGTACAATATCAAAATGTATCTTTGTTACGTGTCAAAAAAGATATTAGATACCATTCAATTTCCTAACGACCTGCGGAACCTTTCAAAAGAAGATTTACCACAAGTTGCTAAAGAACTTCGTGAGTTTATTATCAATATTGTAGCAGTAAAAGAAGGACATCTTGGAGCAAGTCTTGGTGTAGTAGAGTTGACCATAGCACTTCACTATATCTTTAATACCCCCGAAGATAATTTGATTTGGGATGTAGGTCATCAAGCCTATGGACACAAAATCCTCACAGGGCGCAAAGATATTTTTCATACCAATAGACAGCTTGAAGGTATTTCAGGTTTTCCTAAACGAGAAGAAAGCAACTATGATGCCTTTGGGGTTGGGCATAGCAGCACGGCAATTTCGGCAACATTAGGAATGGCTATTGCAGCTCAAATTAAAGGTCAAAACCACAAACAACATATTGCAGTAGTAGGTGACGCATCTATTGCTAGCGGAATGGCTTTTGAAGCTTTAAATCATGCAGGTATTTCAAAAACCAACATATTGGTTATTCTTAATGACAATGCTATTGGTATTGACCCCAGCGTAGGCGCTTTAAAAGATTATTTGACCAAAGTAACGCTAGATGACTTTCCCGAAACAGATAACATTTTTGAAGCACTCAACTTTCATTATGTGGGCCCTATTGATGGCCACAACCTGGAAACTTTAACTACCGAGCTGGAGCGATTAAAGTCTATCTCAGGACCAAAACTTATGCACGTAATTACAAAAAAAGGGAAAGGATTGCGTCAAGCCGAAGAAAATCAAGTGAAATACCACGCTCCAGGAAAGTTTGATGCGCTTACAGGAGACCTAATCCCTAAAGACCAAACTAACTTACCTCCAAAATTTCAAGATGTTTTTGGTGAAACAATCGTTGAACTGGCTATTAGCAATAAAAACATCGTAGGCATTACACCCGCAATGCCCACCGGAAGTTCTTTAAAGTACTTTATGGACACATTTCCCAAACGTGCTTTTGATGTGGGCATTGCAGAGCAACACGCGGTTACACTTTCTGCGGGACTTGCCACACAAGGCTTACAAGTATTCTGTAATATTTATTCAACGTTTCTACAACGTGCGTATGATCAAGTAATACACGATGTATGCCTTCAAGATTTACCTGTTATTTTCTGTCTAGATCGATCAGGAATTGTAGGTGAAGATGGTGCTACACATCACGGTATTTTTGATTTGGCCTATTTGAGGTGCATCCCTAATCTTATTGTTTTTGCACCTCGAAATGAAATTGAACTTCGCAACATACTATACACATCACAACTAGGACTTCAACACCCTATTGCCATTAGGTATCCACGTGGGCGAGGTACTATAAAGGATTGGAAAAAAGAATTTTCTGAAATTGAAATTGGAAAAGGAGTTTGTTTAAAAGAAGGTTCTGACATTGCCATTGTAACAGTTGGATCTATTTTTGAAGAAGCCAAAAAAGCGGTTCAAGACTTTTCAGAAAAGAAAAAAGTTGCACTTTACGATATGCGCTTTGTGAAACCACTAGATAAAGGGCTTTTAGATTCTATTTTTGAACGATTTAATACCATCATTACTATTGAAGATGGCGTGATTAACGGTGGATTTGGTAGTGCTATTTTAGAATACGCTTCAGAAAAAAAATACAAAGGAGTGATTAAACTTTTAGGTATTCAAGATTATTTTCCACAACATGGCACAGTAGAAGAATTAAAACATCAAGCGGGAATTTCTTCAGAAAAAATTAAATCTACAATACTGAACTATTTATAAGAGTTTACCTTAAAACTTTCCATTCATCTTCTGAAATATTTGAGAAGATTTACCATCTGTTAACCTTGATACGTAATGACAAACTGCTAAAATGTTATTGTAGATTGAATCAGTATTTACTTGAATATTTAACGTATTTAAAACGAGATCATCGTAGTGACGTTCTGTGTTGTTCATTTTGTTTTCTACAGCAGTTGTATAGGTATCTAGTAGAGTTGAAAGAATTTTATAGCCGGTTATTTCTTTGTTTATTACTTCTTTACTTTGGTATATTTTTTCGATGCTAATTTTTATAATATCATCTATTTGAGCTGTATAATTACTCTTTTCAAGAAGAGAAGAAGTAAAGGTTCCTTTCAATATTTCTTCTTCGTGTGATAAAAACACTTGAACTGCTTCAGATATTAATGTATTTATAGCTAATGAACGTAAATAAGCCAACCGATCTGTAGTTTGTTTAAGGCTGTGATACTTTTCAGTATTGATATTGTTTTTTACAAGTTTAATTAGATATTCTAGAGCAAACTCCTCTTCAATTAATCCTAAGTTTATGCCATCTTCAAAATCAATAATTGTGTAACAAATGTCATCTGCCGCTTCAACTAGGTAAGCTAGTGGATGCCTACTGTAACTCATGTTGTTATTATCGCCGCGTTTTAAAAGACCTAACTCATAAGCTATCTCATCAAAAAATGAAGTTTCAGATTGAAATACTCCATACTTTTTATCGGCTATATGATTGGTAGGTTTTTTTGGTAATGATTCTTTTGGATATTTTGTAAATGCTCCAAGCGTTGCATAAGAAAGACGCAAACCGCCTTCTACTCCATTTTTGGTCTCGGTCAAAATTTTAAAACCATTAGCGTTTCCTTCAAAGGTGATTAAATCTTGATATTGTTTTGCTGATAATTGATTTTTGAATCGTTTTCCTTTTCCGTGTAAAAAATAATCTCCAATGGCTTTTTCACCACTGTGACCAAAAGGCGGGTTACCTATATCGTGTGCTAATGCAGCTGCAGCTACAATAGCGCCAAAATCATTAATTTGATATCCGTGGCTGGTTTTTAGGTGTGGGTGCTTTTGCAAAATAGCTTTACCTACTTGCCTTCCCAAAGAACGTCCTACAACAGAAACTTCTAGACTATGAGTTAATCGTGTATGTACAAATGATGTTTGAGAAAGAGGGATTACCTGTGTTTTGTCTTGCAAACTTCTAAAGGCTGAAGAAAAAATTACCCGATCATAATCAACCTCAAAACCCAAACGAGTTTCATCTTGTTCTATACGTAACCGTTTATGTATATCACCTTGCCTTTTAAGTGAGAGTAGGTTTTCCCATTGCATCATAACGCTAAAGTTTTAATTGCAAGATACTATTTTGAGCACATCGTGCAAAGTGAAAGTCAATGTTAATTACTTAACATTAACATAACTTTCTTATGACAAATTAGTAATCCTTAGGTAACCTCATCTTTACAATGTCTGCATTTCTTTGTGGCATTATTAAAAACGTAAAAAACAGACTTTAAAAATGAAAAAATTCTTTCTTTCTTGTATAGCGATTGCAGCGACAATGTTATTTGTAAGCTGTAGCGGTGATGATGATAACGATGTTATCGATGATGATCCAGGACAAGTTGATACTGAACTTTCAGGTCAAATAACTGAAGACTTAAGATTAACAAATGACGTAATTTGGACATTAGACGGTCGTGTAACTGTCACTAACCAAGCTACATTGACAATTGATCCGGGTACAATCATTAAAGCTAACCCAGGACAAGAAGCAAACGCTTCAGTATTAATTATTGCTAGAGGAGCAAAAATTATTGCAAATGGTAACGCTAATCAACCTATTATCTTTACTTCATCTACAGATAATATTGAATTAGGACAAACTGCAGGTACCAACTTAACAGAAAATGATCGTGGACTTTGGGGAGGTGTAATAGTGCTAGGTAACGCACGAGCTTCTTTATCTGGAGATGCTACAGAAAACCAAATTGAAGGTATTCCTGCTAGTGACACCAACGGTCTTTACGGCGGAAACAACGACGCAGACAACTCTGGTGTACTTAACTATATTTCTATCCGTCATGGAGGAACATTAATTGGTGAAGGAAACGAAATTAACGGTCTTACACTAGGTGGTGTTGGTTCTGGTACTACAGTTTCAAACATTGAAGTAGTAGCAAACGTAGATGATGGTATTGAGTGGTTTGGTGGAGCAGTTAATGTTTCAAACGCATTAGTATGGTCTCAAGGTGATGACGGTCTTGATATTGATGAGGCGTACTCAGGTACGATCACAAACTCTGCTGTAATCCTAGGTGATATTTCTGATCACGGGATGGAAATTGACGGTCCAGCTGGTTCTCTAGAAGGAAGATTCACACTTAATGGAATCTCTCTTTTTGGAAATACAGTTACTGAAAATGGTGAATACGCAGATTTAAGAGACAACGCAATGGGAACTCTTAAAAACATTTATGCTGAAGGTTTTAAATCTTCTTCAGACGTTGAATTAGACAATAACGAAGTATCACAAAACTTCTTAGATGGAAAAATCGTTTTCCAAAACTGGGTTCTTAACGGTGCAGACAATACTGTTTTTGTTGAAAAAGGAGGTTGTATCGCAAATTGTGATGATGACAATGACGATAACGACGTTTTTGAAGACCAAATTATTCTTAACCCAACATTTGCTGAAAGAGCTGCAAATTGGACTTCACAAGGAACAAGTGGAGGCGCAAATATGTCTGTATTCTCTTGGACATATGCTAGCTCTCAAGGCGCATTTTAATTACAGTTTACATTAAATTTTTGTTCTCATATAATTAGCTAACTTGCTCGCTTTAAAAAAAGCGAGCAAGTTCTATAAATAACAGTTATGAAAAATATTTTTCTACTACTATCAATTTTTTTAACCCAACTTGCATTTAGCCAAACTGGTACCATAACAGGTACCATTAACGATGGAGAATACAATGACGTACTACCTTTTGCCAATGTGGTAATAAAAGGTTCTCAAACCGGTACAACTTCAGACTTTGAAGGAAAGTATACCTTAAACGTAAAGCCGGGAACGTATACAGTTGTCTTTTCATTTGTTGGCTATCAAACAAAAGAGATCACAGATATTGTGGTTGTAGAAGACCAGTCAACCGTTATTGATGCAACTTTAAACGCAAGTGCCGGTCAACTTGATGAAGTAGTAATTACTACAACAGCTAGGCAAAACACTGAATCTGCTGTATTAAGTTTACAAAAAAAATCAATAAACTTAATGGATGGTCTTTCACTAGAAACCATAAAGAAAACCGGTGCTAGTAGTGTTGCCTCTGCCGTTAAAAACGTACCGGGAGTTTCAATTCAAGGTGGGAAGTTTGTCTATGTAAGAGGTCTTGGGGATCGATACACAAAATCTATCTTAAATGGTGTAGATGTACCAGGATTAGACCCTGACAGAAACACGTTACAGTTGGATATTTTCCCTACTCAAATATTAGAAAACGTATTAATTATTAAGTCTGCAACAGCAGATCAACCGGCAGATTTTACAGGTGGAGTTGTTGATATTGTCACTAAAGACATTCCTAGCAGAGAAGAATATAGTTTATCTGTAGGTGCTAGTTATAATTCAGATTTTCACTTTAATGATAATTATTTAGTTTCAGAAAGTAGTGGAACTGACTTTTTAGGTTTCGACGATGGATTAAGAGACAATCCTTTATCATCAAATCAAGATGTGCCGCTTCCGCAAGAAAATGCTTCGGTAGCAAGAGAAGTTACACAGCAGTTTAACCCAACAATGGCAGCTCAAAGACAGCAAAGCCTTATGGATTTTAAATTTTCGGCAACAGCTGGTAACCAATATGATATAGGTGATAACAAACTTGGTTTTTTAGCCTCTCTTTCCTATAAAAACGAAACCACTTATTATGATGAGTATATTGATGGTCAAATTTATAGAAAAGATGAAGCAGATAAATCAAACTTTGAATTGCTTCCAGATATAACACAAAATGGAGAAGCAGGAACCAACAATGTATTAATTAGTGGTCTTGCAGGTCTCTCTTTTAAAACTGAAAAATCAAAATATAGATTTAATGTACTTCATATTCAAAATGGAGAATCACAGGCTTCTATTTTTAGACAAAGTAACTTTATCATTAGTAGTAACCAGATAAAGAAAGACAACCTTATATATACTGAAAGATCTATTACCAATGGGTTACTGAGCGGAAAGCACTCTCTAGGTGAAGATAACGACTGGACTGTTGAGTGGAAATTATCACCTACGCTGGCACGTATCGATGATAAAGATTTTAGAGTAACTCCTTTTAGAATCTCAAGAAATCCTGAAACTGGCCAAGAAACTTTTACCATTGAGCCTAGTGAATCTGGCCTACCTTCGAGATTTTATAGAAACTTGGAAGAAATAAACTTAGCCGGAAAACTAGACATTGACAAAAAACATTCATTGTTTGGGTATGATGCTAAAGTAAAATTTGGAGGTGCCTTTACGTACAAACAAAGAGATTTTGAAGTTATTAAGTTTACGATTCCATTTTTAAATTTCCCATCGGCTTCAATAGGCGGTAATCCAGATTTAATCCTTGCTGATGAAAATATTTATGACCCAGCTACAAACAGTGGTTTTTATATTCGTGAAGATTCAAATGATTCAGACACCTATGATTCAGAAGTAAGTGTGGGTGCTGCTTATATTTCAGAAGAGTTTAAAGTTACCAATTGGTTCAACGCTATTTTGGGTGTTCGCTTTGAAAAATTTGATTTAATATACACTGGAGAAAACCAAAACGGAACTGAGCTAAACAATGCAACAGTTTTGGACAAATCTGACTTTTTCCCATCTGCAAATTTAATCTTTGACTTAAACGAAGACGGAAACCAAAAAATAAGAGCTTCATACGCTCGCACAACTGCGAGACCTTCTTTTAAAGAAGCATCATTAGCTGAAATTTTTGATCCAATTAGTAGTAACACGTTCATTGGAAATATTAACTTACAGCCTAGTTACATTAACAACTTTGACCTTCGTTATGAGCGATATGGTGAAAATAGTGACTTTTTTGCACTGAGTGGATTTTATAAATCATTCAAAGATCCTATTGAACTTTCTTTCATAAGAAGAGCTTACGGTCAATACACCCCATTAAATCTTGGTGACGCAAATGTTTTTGGCGGTGAGATTGAAATAAGAAAAAACCTTGGTTTTATTGAAGGACTACAAAACCTTTCATTTAACGCAAACTTTTCTTTAATTGAATCACAACAAGAATATAGTGAAGATGAAAGACAAGGAAGATTAGACAACTTAAGAGAAGGGGAAACGCTAGACGACACCCGTCAATTACAAGGACAATCGCCTTACCTTATCAATCTTGGCTTTAATTATAATCAAGAAGAAAGCGGCTGGCAAGGTGGCTTATTCTATAATACACAAGGAAAAACCCTTGAAATAGTTGGTGCAGGTGACGTAGCCGATGTGTACACATTGCCTTTTCACAATTTAAAATTGAATATTTCAAAATCATTTGGTGAAAAGAAAAACTCAACTGTTACCCTTAAGTTTGAAAACTTGCTAGATGATGATGTAGAAAGTGTATATCAATCATTCAATGCACAAGATCAAATTTTCTCAAAGTGGAATCCTGGACAAGAAATAAGCTTGAGTTATAGCATTCGTTTTTAAAAAGTTTTTAATACAATAAAAAAAGCCCGATAATAAAAGTATCGGGCTTTTTTGTTATCAAATGAATAGTTATTTGTTTGAAACTACCTGGGTATTGTCTTTTGTAAAAGTATTTACTTTTGCAATTTTTGAATTCATATAGGTTACTTCTCTAATAGTTTCTCCTTGAAAAAACACCCAAGAACCTACTTTTTCTCCTTTGTGATAGTTTGCTATTGCAGTTTTATTTCCATTAGTATCGTAACTAATCCACTCGCCTTGTAGCTTATTATCCAAAGTATAAAATCCGGTTTGCGCTACAACGCCATTGTCATGATATAAAGTTGTTTTAACCAATTTATTGTTAGAAGCATCAACAACATATTCATTCTTCTGTTTCTCTTGTGCATTACCTAATGCTACTGCCGCAATTAATGCTATAAGTGTGATTATATTTTTCATAACGCTAATTTTTAAATTCTTATACTCAAATATACAACATTATTAACATTAATGAAATACTTTCATAACATTAAATTTACATTAACCTTTTAAACTACTGTTTTTTAGCGTTTTATATTTTAAAATTTAACATTAAAACAAGTAAGTAAATTAATAATTTGATAATCTTTTCATGATACACACACTACATAAGAGTTATTAATTTGTTGAGTCTATAGACATTAATACACCTACATAAAATCGTTTAAGTTTTTGTCGACTAGATTTTTTTCAGTGTATGAGCTGCCTTGATCAGGCAGCTTTTTTTATCTTTAATGTTAACAACTATCAATAGTTTGAAACAAATTTAATATACAGGAAACATTATCTTAACATAAAGATAGGTTCTTTGCAGCGACAAAAACTTAAATTGATTATATATGAAGCTACGCTATCTAGCGCTTTTAGCATTGGCTATCTTGTTTCATAAAGTAGAAGCACAAGATACTACCACTACATCTTTTGGTAAAGGCCTTTTGAATGTTGTTGCTAAAGACAGTTCTTGGAGTGTACAATTTGCCCCTCGCATCCAGTTTAGAGCAAATTCAGTGTGGAATTACACAGGAACTCAATATGATTCGCCTCAACAAAATTTCTTAATACGTAGAGCACGATTAAAATTTAAAGGTTTTGCTTATTCTCCAAAGTTGAAATATAAAATTGAACTAGGTCTTTCTAATAGAGATCTTTCAGGAGGAAATCAGTTTACAAGTGACGCACCAAGGTATATTTTAGATGCCGTCCTTATGTGGAATTTTTACGAAAATTTTGAACTATGGGCCGGACAGACCAAACTCCCCGGTAACATAGAACGTATTGTATCTTCAGGAAACATGCAATTTATTGATCGCTCTTTATTAAACAGCAGATTTAATATTGACCGTGATGTGGGTATTCAACTACATCATAAAACTTTTATTTCTGAAAAATTTATTCTTCGTGAAACATTTGCCCTTTCTCAAGGTGAAGGAAGAAATGTTACTTCAGGAAATCTAGGCGGCCATCAATATACAGGAAGAGTTGAAGTATTGCCTTTTGGTGAATTTACAAATGGAACAGAATACGTACAAAGTGATTTAAAACGAGAAGTATCTCCTAAGTTAATGATTGGTATTGCATATGATTATAATGATGATGCTGTTAAAACAAGAAGTAATTTAGGTAACTATATGCAAACAAGTACCGGATTTTATAATACAGATATTACAACAGTGTTTATAGATGCCATGTTTAAGTATAACGGTTTTTCATTTATGGGAGAATTTGCCAATAGAGAAGCCGAAAACCCTATTGCCACTGAACAGGACGGGACCCTTGCTGTAG harbors:
- a CDS encoding cold-shock protein; this translates as MEGTVKFFNESKGYGFITNDETGKDIFVHVTGLNGEALNEGDKVEYVEEEGRKGMVAGQVRVIH
- a CDS encoding nucleoside deaminase, yielding MELLKPYDDTYFMKRALMEAESAFDKDEIPIGAVIVAENQIIARAHNLTETLNDVTAHAEMQAITAAANFLGGKYLKQCTLYVTIEPCQMCAGALYWSQIDKIVYGARDEQRGCISMETKLHPKTKMSGGVLAEEASQLLKRFFIQKRNRN
- a CDS encoding 1-deoxy-D-xylulose-5-phosphate synthase → MYLCYVSKKILDTIQFPNDLRNLSKEDLPQVAKELREFIINIVAVKEGHLGASLGVVELTIALHYIFNTPEDNLIWDVGHQAYGHKILTGRKDIFHTNRQLEGISGFPKREESNYDAFGVGHSSTAISATLGMAIAAQIKGQNHKQHIAVVGDASIASGMAFEALNHAGISKTNILVILNDNAIGIDPSVGALKDYLTKVTLDDFPETDNIFEALNFHYVGPIDGHNLETLTTELERLKSISGPKLMHVITKKGKGLRQAEENQVKYHAPGKFDALTGDLIPKDQTNLPPKFQDVFGETIVELAISNKNIVGITPAMPTGSSLKYFMDTFPKRAFDVGIAEQHAVTLSAGLATQGLQVFCNIYSTFLQRAYDQVIHDVCLQDLPVIFCLDRSGIVGEDGATHHGIFDLAYLRCIPNLIVFAPRNEIELRNILYTSQLGLQHPIAIRYPRGRGTIKDWKKEFSEIEIGKGVCLKEGSDIAIVTVGSIFEEAKKAVQDFSEKKKVALYDMRFVKPLDKGLLDSIFERFNTIITIEDGVINGGFGSAILEYASEKKYKGVIKLLGIQDYFPQHGTVEELKHQAGISSEKIKSTILNYL
- a CDS encoding deoxyguanosinetriphosphate triphosphohydrolase, with amino-acid sequence MQWENLLSLKRQGDIHKRLRIEQDETRLGFEVDYDRVIFSSAFRSLQDKTQVIPLSQTSFVHTRLTHSLEVSVVGRSLGRQVGKAILQKHPHLKTSHGYQINDFGAIVAAAALAHDIGNPPFGHSGEKAIGDYFLHGKGKRFKNQLSAKQYQDLITFEGNANGFKILTETKNGVEGGLRLSYATLGAFTKYPKESLPKKPTNHIADKKYGVFQSETSFFDEIAYELGLLKRGDNNNMSYSRHPLAYLVEAADDICYTIIDFEDGINLGLIEEEFALEYLIKLVKNNINTEKYHSLKQTTDRLAYLRSLAINTLISEAVQVFLSHEEEILKGTFTSSLLEKSNYTAQIDDIIKISIEKIYQSKEVINKEITGYKILSTLLDTYTTAVENKMNNTERHYDDLVLNTLNIQVNTDSIYNNILAVCHYVSRLTDGKSSQIFQKMNGKF
- a CDS encoding TonB-dependent receptor — translated: MKNIFLLLSIFLTQLAFSQTGTITGTINDGEYNDVLPFANVVIKGSQTGTTSDFEGKYTLNVKPGTYTVVFSFVGYQTKEITDIVVVEDQSTVIDATLNASAGQLDEVVITTTARQNTESAVLSLQKKSINLMDGLSLETIKKTGASSVASAVKNVPGVSIQGGKFVYVRGLGDRYTKSILNGVDVPGLDPDRNTLQLDIFPTQILENVLIIKSATADQPADFTGGVVDIVTKDIPSREEYSLSVGASYNSDFHFNDNYLVSESSGTDFLGFDDGLRDNPLSSNQDVPLPQENASVAREVTQQFNPTMAAQRQQSLMDFKFSATAGNQYDIGDNKLGFLASLSYKNETTYYDEYIDGQIYRKDEADKSNFELLPDITQNGEAGTNNVLISGLAGLSFKTEKSKYRFNVLHIQNGESQASIFRQSNFIISSNQIKKDNLIYTERSITNGLLSGKHSLGEDNDWTVEWKLSPTLARIDDKDFRVTPFRISRNPETGQETFTIEPSESGLPSRFYRNLEEINLAGKLDIDKKHSLFGYDAKVKFGGAFTYKQRDFEVIKFTIPFLNFPSASIGGNPDLILADENIYDPATNSGFYIREDSNDSDTYDSEVSVGAAYISEEFKVTNWFNAILGVRFEKFDLIYTGENQNGTELNNATVLDKSDFFPSANLIFDLNEDGNQKIRASYARTTARPSFKEASLAEIFDPISSNTFIGNINLQPSYINNFDLRYERYGENSDFFALSGFYKSFKDPIELSFIRRAYGQYTPLNLGDANVFGGEIEIRKNLGFIEGLQNLSFNANFSLIESQQEYSEDERQGRLDNLREGETLDDTRQLQGQSPYLINLGFNYNQEESGWQGGLFYNTQGKTLEIVGAGDVADVYTLPFHNLKLNISKSFGEKKNSTVTLKFENLLDDDVESVYQSFNAQDQIFSKWNPGQEISLSYSIRF
- a CDS encoding toxin-antitoxin system YwqK family antitoxin, with product MKNIITLIALIAAVALGNAQEKQKNEYVVDASNNKLVKTTLYHDNGVVAQTGFYTLDNKLQGEWISYDTNGNKTAIANYHKGEKVGSWVFFQGETIREVTYMNSKIAKVNTFTKDNTQVVSNK
- a CDS encoding porin; translation: MKLRYLALLALAILFHKVEAQDTTTTSFGKGLLNVVAKDSSWSVQFAPRIQFRANSVWNYTGTQYDSPQQNFLIRRARLKFKGFAYSPKLKYKIELGLSNRDLSGGNQFTSDAPRYILDAVLMWNFYENFELWAGQTKLPGNIERIVSSGNMQFIDRSLLNSRFNIDRDVGIQLHHKTFISEKFILRETFALSQGEGRNVTSGNLGGHQYTGRVEVLPFGEFTNGTEYVQSDLKREVSPKLMIGIAYDYNDDAVKTRSNLGNYMQTSTGFYNTDITTVFIDAMFKYNGFSFMGEFANREAENPIATEQDGTLAVDEDGIPTNDVVLVGNALNLQAGYLFENNYEVAGRFTSLRFDSVTNASNQNQYTVGVSKYIVGHKLKVQSDVSYSTIENENGPIAFRLGFDFHF